The genomic window CTCACGGTAAGTCGCCAGCGGCGTACCGCCAGTCGGTAGACCGAGTACAAATGGACAGTCTGCCGTTGGTTGAAACTCATTGATGCACTGAGCAATGTATCTTGCCGCCCACTTGCTAACTTGGCTGGCGTTTTGTAGTGGTATCAATCGCATTGTACTCTCCTAGTATAATTTTCTGGCATGGTTTTCTCGACCATTCCCTAATAATTGATGGAAATAAATCGTTATTGCGGCAATAAGAGGTGGTGACGGTTCAAAACTGTTCTAGCGATAACCTTAAGCAATATCAAAAATGTTATTACTAATAGACTGTGTCCGAACCAGAGCGGAGCACCGGTTAAATAAGCATACTTGTAGGTTGCCGTCGTGAACGCTGCCATTGGAAAGGTAAGGGCCCAATAAGCCATACTAAAGTTGGTTGTAATAATTTTTCTTATATTGAAAAATAGCGCTATCGATGCGATAACTGCCCAAGCATAGTAACCCACACCTACGACCGATAATCGAATCGCGTAAGTTTGCAGCCCCAAGAAAAACATTGACGGTGTTGCCATCATGATAAAGTAAGTCGGATATAACGGTTTGGCGATGAATACTTTTTTAACTAAATGTAAAAATAACATCAAATAAATCCCTCCCCCAACCAATGTACCGACTAAATACATAAAGTAACCGAATCCTTTCAACCACTCAGGTACAAAGATGGCACAGACCACATTTGCCAATGGCGGGATCAAGAATGTTGGATTGAAGTTAGTTAGTAGGTTTTTATAATTGTATATCCAACATGTAAGGATAATAATAAATAGTGGGACTTGAATTGCCACGCCAAGCACCCAAAGAGTTGTGCTATTAAACAGCCCAGAAAGTAAGAACAGGGAAATCGTTCCACATGATAGAAAATGGCGACTAACCACACTCGCCATTTCATCAAAATATTGTGTCGATTTTTTCATATACCTTGCACAAAAGCTCAAGGTAAAGATCAGCAACATGACCATGGCACCTGTCGCTACCAAAGTGACGGTAGGGGCGAGAAAGCTGATTCCAGATGCTTTAGCAGCGTTAGCCAGCCCTGCAACCCCCATCACTGATGACATCAGAATTACTGGTAAACGTAAAAGTGCGTTACTAGTCATCATCTTCCTTAAGCTTTTTTCATTAGTAGGCTGATAGACTCAGCTTGAGTGCCAACAATAATCTGTAGGTTCTTCTCACCCACATGGACGATACCCAGTGAACCAAGCGCCTTGATTTTGTTGTCACAAACCAGCGACTTGTCTTTAACAGAAAGACGCAGACGGGTGATACAAGCATTGATTTCCGTTAGGTTATCCTTACCTCCAAGAGCTTCAACATACGAGTTAGCAAGCTCGTCCAAATTGGATACCGCCATCGCTTCAGCCTGCAATTCAGACTCGTCTTCGCGGCCCAGCGTCTTCAAGTTGAACTTAAGAATCGCAAAGCGGAAAGTGATAAAATAAATAAAACCGAACATCAAGCCCTGCGGTACTAGCATATACCAGTTGGTTGCCAGCGGATTTCGTGCTTGAAGCACTAGATCTACCAAGCCAGCAGAGAAACCAAAGCCCGAAATCCACTCCATTGACGACGCGATATACATCGACAGCCCCATCAATAATGCATGCAGAACAAACAGCATCGGTGCTGTGAACATGAACGCAAACTCAAGCGGTTCGCTCACACCAGTGAAGAAAGAAGCAAAAGACGCCGCAATAACCAGTGAAGCAACACGAGTTTTATTCTTCTTATGGGCTGTGACATACATCGCCAGACCTGCAGCAGGTAGACCGAACATCAATATAGGAAAGAAGCCGGCCATATAACGCCCTGTCACACCCGGTTGCGCCGTTCCATCAGCAATAGATTGGGCACCACCAAGAAAGGTTGGCATATCATTGATACCGGCAACGTCATACCAGAATACTGGATTGATGGCATGGTGAAGGCCAGTTGGGATCAGCAAGCGGTTGAAAAAGCCAAACAGGCCTGCACCGATAGAATCCTGAGCATACATCCAAACACCGAAGTTGGTCATCGCAGTGAACATACCATTCCAGATTTCAATCAAGACTCCCGAGATAAAGATACCCGCAACAGCCGATAGGATAGGTACTAGTCGCTTACCGCTGAAAAACGAGAGCGCTTTTGGCAATTGTGTCTCGGAGAAGCGGTTATAAATAGCAGCAACAACTACACCGACAATGATCGCCACAAACTGGTTGTCGACCTTATTAAATGCCTCTGGAATATCAGCAACATCCATACCTTTGATCATTGCCATGGTTGTGGGTTCAAGCAACGCCATCACCACCAGCCAACAGACCAGTCCGGAAAGTGCCGCCGCGCCGTCACGGTCTTTCGACATACCAAAAGCAATACCGACAGCAAACAAAATAGGTATATTCTTAAGAATTGCACCGCCGGATTTAATTAAGAAGGCCGCGATTTGGCTATCATGACCCCAACTGACGGGATCAATCCAGTAGCCGATACCCATTAGAATCGCCGCAGCAGGAAGGGCTGCAATCGGGATCATCAAGGCTTGTCCAATTTTTTGCAGGTACCCAAAAACGTTGATTTTCATTATTTGATTCCTTTGAAGTCGATGAGTTCTATTTCTTGCACCTGTAACCAGATTTTGATTTCTTCTGATAACAAGACTCTCAGTTCATGTTCACGTTGTGTTGTATATGATGACAGGTAGTTAAGCTCATAGTCTGAATAGCCTGGATGAGCCATAATTTCGATGGTAGTCTTGTTGTCGCTATCTTTTAATACGCGAATGGTCTCTTTTAAACCTTCGATATTGGCTCGATCGCCGTAAAACTGGGCACTGAATTTATCCGTTGTTTTCACTTCAAGTGCCTGAAGATCATCGATATAGTAATCGGCTCTGCGAGACGCCAAACCTATTTCATTAGCAAACTTAATAAAGCCATCTCTCAAGTTAGGTAAAAAAGCGGCAAAGTGATGGGAATCGAAGTGATCAATTTCGACACCATAAAACTTAGCTTTCAGATATTGATTCATGGCCTCAATATATACGTGCTCTGCATTGACTTGCTCAGCATTATTCGCTAGGTAATTGCGGCTATGAAATTCACCGTTACCATCAACTAGACTTGGAATGTCTTCCGGTTTAGAAATCGACTTTCCCAACGTCAAATTAACGTGCAACCCGATATTTTCCAGCTTGTGTTTATGGATCAAATCAATAGCATCAGCAGTGCCTAACTGATTCACCATTAGCGTCGTAGATGTCACGACCCCATTTTTTATAGCTTCGACTATGCCGGCATTGACTCCTTTAGTCAGGCCAAAGTCATCGGCATTAATGATCAGTTTCATGATTACCCCTGTAAAATTTCAAAGCTTTCAGGTTTGAATTGAGGGAGCTGATGGGCATTTTGGATAAGCATATCTTTAAGCGCACGCTCAAGCTTCACACCAGTCCCAACAATCGGGTTGATCGTAAGAGCACGTAAGCCGGTTTCGACATCGCCTTTCATTGCCGATTCAATTGTCAGTCTTTCAAAGGTCTTCATGGTCTGAAGCAAGCGAAGCGTATCTTCAGGGAACGCCGAGACACTAAGCGGGTGCGCGCCCGACGAGCGGATAATCGCGCTGACTTCGACCGCACAATCGTCCGGCAGGCCATCGATCGCACCGTTGTTAACGGTGTTGACATGCATGATCTCACCAGTGTTGTTATGGATGGCATTCATAATTTTGCACGCCGACTCTGAATAGTACTGACCACCACGAAGCTCAAGCTCTTTCGGTTTTTCGTTCAAGTTTTCGTCTTTGTAAACATTAAATAGCCTTTCTTCGATCGCTTTTACGACATCAGCCCGGTTTACCGCTTCGCTATTTTTAGCAATCTCCTTTTCGAGGATATCTTCGCTTGCATAGTAGTAACGCAAGTACGAGCAAGGCAACATATTCATATTCTTCAGCAGGGCTTCTGACCAGGTGAACTGCGCGATATTTTGTGGACGCATCTTGTCGTTTCCCGCCAAC from Vibrio artabrorum includes these protein-coding regions:
- a CDS encoding SLAC1 family transporter, producing MMTSNALLRLPVILMSSVMGVAGLANAAKASGISFLAPTVTLVATGAMVMLLIFTLSFCARYMKKSTQYFDEMASVVSRHFLSCGTISLFLLSGLFNSTTLWVLGVAIQVPLFIIILTCWIYNYKNLLTNFNPTFLIPPLANVVCAIFVPEWLKGFGYFMYLVGTLVGGGIYLMLFLHLVKKVFIAKPLYPTYFIMMATPSMFFLGLQTYAIRLSVVGVGYYAWAVIASIALFFNIRKIITTNFSMAYWALTFPMAAFTTATYKYAYLTGAPLWFGHSLLVITFLILLKVIARTVLNRHHLLLPQ
- the nagE gene encoding N-acetylglucosamine-specific PTS transporter subunit IIBC is translated as MNVFGYLQKIGQALMIPIAALPAAAILMGIGYWIDPVSWGHDSQIAAFLIKSGGAILKNIPILFAVGIAFGMSKDRDGAAALSGLVCWLVVMALLEPTTMAMIKGMDVADIPEAFNKVDNQFVAIIVGVVVAAIYNRFSETQLPKALSFFSGKRLVPILSAVAGIFISGVLIEIWNGMFTAMTNFGVWMYAQDSIGAGLFGFFNRLLIPTGLHHAINPVFWYDVAGINDMPTFLGGAQSIADGTAQPGVTGRYMAGFFPILMFGLPAAGLAMYVTAHKKNKTRVASLVIAASFASFFTGVSEPLEFAFMFTAPMLFVLHALLMGLSMYIASSMEWISGFGFSAGLVDLVLQARNPLATNWYMLVPQGLMFGFIYFITFRFAILKFNLKTLGREDESELQAEAMAVSNLDELANSYVEALGGKDNLTEINACITRLRLSVKDKSLVCDNKIKALGSLGIVHVGEKNLQIIVGTQAESISLLMKKA
- a CDS encoding ChbG/HpnK family deacetylase is translated as MKLIINADDFGLTKGVNAGIVEAIKNGVVTSTTLMVNQLGTADAIDLIHKHKLENIGLHVNLTLGKSISKPEDIPSLVDGNGEFHSRNYLANNAEQVNAEHVYIEAMNQYLKAKFYGVEIDHFDSHHFAAFLPNLRDGFIKFANEIGLASRRADYYIDDLQALEVKTTDKFSAQFYGDRANIEGLKETIRVLKDSDNKTTIEIMAHPGYSDYELNYLSSYTTQREHELRVLLSEEIKIWLQVQEIELIDFKGIK
- a CDS encoding 6-phospho-beta-glucosidase, whose translation is MKKLLKVAVIGAGSSYTPELVEGLLKRVKTMPIGELWLVDIEDSWWKAEIIYGLTKRMADKVGSKMQIHLTTNRADALKDADFVCSQFRAGCLESRIRDERIAAEHGMIAQETNGIVGYANACRTIPVALEIAYEMEELCPNAWLLNFTNPSGMVTEAILRNSTTKTIGLCNVPVNMERGAKELLDADNDDFFIQIAGLNHLVWARQIIHKKQDKMQFVINEVLAGNDKMRPQNIAQFTWSEALLKNMNMLPCSYLRYYYASEDILEKEIAKNSEAVNRADVVKAIEERLFNVYKDENLNEKPKELELRGGQYYSESACKIMNAIHNNTGEIMHVNTVNNGAIDGLPDDCAVEVSAIIRSSGAHPLSVSAFPEDTLRLLQTMKTFERLTIESAMKGDVETGLRALTINPIVGTGVKLERALKDMLIQNAHQLPQFKPESFEILQG